A genome region from Paramisgurnus dabryanus chromosome 12, PD_genome_1.1, whole genome shotgun sequence includes the following:
- the enpp5 gene encoding ectonucleotide pyrophosphatase/phosphodiesterase family member 5 yields the protein MGARNGRDFLCSLNPLFIFFQARNCPQRSPFYRISYIMLDPLVLRSFFLCCLLFLLLASRSQQDEQSKLLLVSFDGFRWDYVNRVPTPNFRALMEEGVQVEQVENTYITKTYPNHYSLVTGLHAETHGIVANEMYDPVHNRSFSMEGPEMYDAWWWEEAVPLWVTNQKAGRKSGAAMWPGSDVAIGGTFPTHYLIYNASMPFESRVEKLIDWFLGPEAINFGVLYWEEPDESGHNLGPESPLMDVVIADIDEKLGFLREKLKTAGLYEKVNLIVTSDHGMAQLSHDKLIELDTYVSRDLYTWIDKSPVVGILPKEGKLEEVYSLLKNANPNMVVYKKEEIPDHYHYRHNVRIMPLIIEVKEGWTVMQNRNGSFMLGNHGYNNSLRSMQPVFVARGPAFRCDYTKASMTSIDLYPLMCNILGLKPLPNNGSLSNVQDLLVETSTPKPAVPPVPKEPSYAWAMGSILGSALVVGFLFIFVKQVTQRQLPPLHLSNSEITQPLL from the exons ATGGGAGCGAGAAATGGGCGGGACTTCCTGTGTTCGCTCAACcctctgtttatttttttccagGCCAGAAATTGTCCACAGAG GTCCCCTTTTTACAGAATATCTTACATCATGTTGGACCCCCTAGTGTTGAGAAGTTTCTTCCTATGTTGCTTATTATTCCTACTGCTGGCATCTCGCTCTCAGCAGGACGAGCAGAGCAAGCTGTTACTGGTGTCCTTTGATGGCTTCCGGTGGGATTATGTGAACCGAGTGCCCACGCCAAATTTTCGTGCCCTGATGGAAGAAGGGGTACAGGTGGAGCAAGTGGAGAACACCTACATCACTAAGACCTACCCTAACCACTACTCCTTAGTGACGGGATTGCATGCCGAAACCCACGGCATTGTAGCCAACGAAATGTATGACCCCGTCCATAACCGGTCATTTTCCATGGAGGGGCCAGAAATGTATGATGCGTGGTGGTGGGAGGAGGCAGTGCCGTTGTGGGTGACCAATCAGAAAGCCGGACGGAAAAGCGGGGCTGCCATGTGGCCTGGATCAGATGTGGCGATTGGTGGAACGTTCCCGACGCATTACTTGATTTATAATGCGTCAATGCCCTTTGAGAGCCGGGTTGAGAAACTCATCGACTGGTTCTTGGGACCAGAAGCTATCAATTTTGGTGTCTTGTACTGGGAGGAGCCGGATGAGAGTGGCCATAACTTGGGTCCAGAGAGCCCACTGATGGATGTAGTCATAGCAGATATCGACGAGAAGCTGGGATTCCTCAGGGAAAAGCTCAAAACAGCCGGTCTTTATGAGAAGGTCAATCTTATTGTTACAAGCGATCATGGAATGGCGCAGTTATCACATGATAAGCTCATTGAGCTGGACACCTATGTTAGCCGCGATCTTTACACGTGGATAGACAAGAGCCCTGTAGTTGGCATTTTGCCTAAAGAAG gCAAACTTGAAGAAGTCTACAGTTTATTGAAGAACGCCAATCCGAACATGGTTGTGTATAAAAAGGAGGAGATTCCAGATCACTATCACTACAGACACAACGTCAGGATAATGCCTCTGATAATAGAAGTCAAAGAAGGATGGACGGTCATGCAAAACAGAAATGGGTCTTTTATGT TGGGAAACCATGGTTACAACAACAGCCTTCGCAGCATGCAACCTGTTTTTGTTGCCCGTGGACCGGCTTTCCGTTGCGACTACACCAAGGCCTCCATGACGTCCATCGACCTCTACCCTCTCATGTGCAACATTCTCGGCCTTAAGCCCTTGCCCAACAATGGTTCTTTGTCAAACGTGCAAGACCTTTTAGTGGAGACATCAACCCCAAAGCCAGCAGTACCACCCGTGCCCAAAGAGCCTTCTTACGCCTGGGCTATGGGGTCTATCCTTGGCTCCGCCCTCGTGGTCGGGTTCCTTTTTATCTTTGTAAAGCAGGTGACACAGCGGCAGCTCCCACCTCTTCATCTCTCCAACAGTGAGATAACACAGCCCTTACTGTAG
- the eif5 gene encoding eukaryotic translation initiation factor 5, translating into MSLNVNRSVSDQFYRYKMPRLIAKVEGKGNGIKTVIVNMVDVAKALNRPPTYPTKFFGCELGAQTQFDAKNDRYIVNGSHEANKLQDMLDGFIRKFVLCPECDNPETDLHINPKKQTIGNSCKACGYRGMLDTRHKLCTFILKNPPENESGSVKKEKEKKNRKKDKENGSSGGEAGNRNDIDAPDAVDGDDDDEDWAEETTEEAQRRRMEEISDHAKGLTLSEDLEKSLEERVNIFYSFVKQKKDSGSIDSADKDILAEAERLDVKAMGPLILSELLFDDNIRDQIKKYKRHFLRFCHNNKKAQKYLLGGFECLVKLYPSQLLPRVPIILKALYDADLLEEDVILAWAEKVSKKYVSKELAKEIHAKAEPFVKWLKEAEEESEGSEEEEDDEEDNVEVVYSSAARELKMETTKPVKADHEEDDIDIDAI; encoded by the exons ATGTCCCTCAATGTCAATCGCAGCGTGTCAGACCAGTTCTACCGCTATAAAATGCCCCGTTTGATTGCTAAG gtggaaggcaaGGGGAATGGAATTAAGACAGTCATAGTCAACATGGTTGATGTTGCCAAGGCTCTGAATAGGCCTCCTACAT ATCCTACCAAATTCTTTGGCTGTGAATTGGGAGCCCAGACCCAGTTTGATGCCAAAAACGACCGCTACATCGTCAATGGATCTCACGAGGCAAACAAACTGCAAGACATGCTGGATGGATTCATTCGCAAGTTTGTGCTGTGTCCCGAGTGTGACAATCCAGAAACCGATTTG cacATTAACCCCAAGAAGCAGACCATTGGAAACTCCTGCAAGGCCTGTGGGTACCGAGGCATGTTGGACACCAGACACAAACTCTGCACCTTCATTCTCAAGAATCCACCTG AGAATGAAAGTGGATCTGTGAAAaaggagaaagaaaaaaagaatcGAAAGAAGGACAAAGAGAACGGCTCAAGCGGTGGAGAGGCCGGGAACCGTAATGACATCGATGCCCCTGATGCTGTG GATGGTGATGATGACGATGAAGACTGGGCGGAGGAGACCACAGAGGAGGCCCAGCGCCGTAGGATGGAAGAGATCAGCGACCATGCCAAGGGCCTCACACTTagtgaagacctggagaagtcCCTGGAGGAGAGGGTCAACATATTTTACAGCTTTGTGAAG CAAAAGAAGGACAGTGGATCAATTGACTCTGCAGATAAAGACATTTTGGCTGAGGCTGAAAGGCTGGATGTGAAGGCCATGGGTCCTTTGATCCTAAGCGAGCTGCTTTTTGATGACAACATTCGGGATCAGATCAAAAAGTACAAGCGTCACTTCCTCCGG TTCTGCCACAACAATAAAAAGGCTCAAAAATATCTCCTGGGTGGATTTGAGTGCCTGGTGAAGCTGTATCCGAGTCAGCTCCTGCCCCGAGTCCCCATTATACTTAAAGCCCTATATGATGCAGACCTGCTGGAGGAAGATGTCATACTGGCATGGGCTGAAAAG GTCTCCAAGAAGTACGTCTCTAAAGAGTTGGCAAAGGAGATTCATGCCAAGGCTGAACCCTTTGTTAAATGGCTGAAGGAGGCAGAGGAAGAGAGTGAGGGCAGTGAGGAAGAGGAAGATGATGAGGAGGACAATGTTGAG GTGGTATATTCTTCCGCTGCCCGTGAGCTTAAAATGGAGACCACGAAACCTGTAAAGGCGGACCATGAGGAGGATGACATTGATATTGATGCCATTTGA
- the LOC135739008 gene encoding tumor necrosis factor alpha-induced protein 2-like, which yields MGPEILSVDLDFNEILEQNRLAEAQKLLVAAEERLFGSNKSARAEEEEGELPNKYQYLITHLEMIINESFIEDNQERLKSAVTAILQEEAQDKRWETLAVEKRPSWRPTRFREIHDTQLKDVVEKRMKNANEQENGANELSSPLKREVCRLGKQLQNDLLVVVRRLRECYPPDFDICRIYAQLYHQAFSTRLQELTRSKVDVEDCCYILRWIVFHYPSDVLNHQELKEHIDQSSLGPLLPEGTLKILHEQYFLHKENEVRKWLSTAFGKEIKKLSDGVEPHLVDGFYVSSLAVDIIPLIDSTMKEMKAILGSETKNEYILRQLDSYLKDYMKDQNKLIKVKQGGPAKSLCVYLVNIHQFRKYVQEAESLFPEKTRKALLCTLANIKRVCQQYFHTELKPLFNKFWTNAWYDGHNKVLDGLVKALENQMHHLKQLESVCREKLLGELHLAVMVEYVRRMMKRKLKLKRKKQQEKAAEFMCQDSRIICSTFAKEGSNENWLSEILPRLSEILRLQDPGSLKLEIVTLTRNYPDLSEQHVVAVLNLKRNLSSTDLRGIKDCLRDNRDTQDNQSSPSFFSKVIVKRKDNKFAVLFLCKKM from the exons ATGGGGCCTGAAATTCTATCAG TGGACCTTGATTTCAATGAAATCCTGGAACAGAACCGTCTGGCTGAAGCACAGAAGCTGCTGGTGGCTGCTGAGGAACGTCTGTTTGGTTCGAATAAATCAGCTAGAGCAGAGGAAGAGGAGGGAGAGCTGCCGAATAAATACCAATACCTCATCACTCATCTGGAGATGATTATCAATGAGTCCTTCATTGAGGACAACCAGGAGAGACTCAAGAGTGCTGTGACTGCCATACTTCAGGAGGAGGCACAGGACAAACGCTGGGAGACTCTGGCTGTGGAGAAACGGCCATCATGGAGGCCAACAAGGTTCAGAGAGATCCATGACACACAACTCAAGGATGTTGTGGAGAAACGAATGAAGAATGCAAATGAACAGGAGAATGGGGCGAACGAGCTGTCTTCTCCCTTGAAGAGAGAAGTGTGCCGACTGGGCAAGCAATTACAAAACGATCTGCTGGTGGTGGTCAGACGGTTGAGGGAATGTTACCCACCAGACTTTGACATTTGCAGAATTTATGCCCAGCTTTACCATCAGGCTTTCTCCACCAGACTCCAGGAGCTGACCAGATCTAAGGTGGATGTTGAGGATTGCTGCTATATATTACGTTGGATTGTGTTTCACTACCCAAG CGATGTGCTGAACCACCAGGAATTGAAAGAGCACATCGACCAATCATCGCTTGGACCTCTGCTGCCTGAAGGAACGCTTAAGATATTACATGAACAGTACTTTTTACATAAAGAG AATGAAGTCAGAAAGTGGCTGTCCACTGCTTTTgggaaagaaataaagaaattgaGTGATGGTGTTGAGCCACATCTGGTGGATGGATTTTACGTTAGCAGCCTTGCTGTAGATATTATACCG CTTATTGATTCAACTATGAAGGAGATGAAAGCAATTTTGGGATCTGAAACTAAAAACGAGTACATTTTACGCCAGCTGGACAGTTATCTAAAAGA CTATATGAAAGATCAAAATAAACTTATCAAAGTTAAACAAGGAGGTCCTGCTAAATCTCTCTGTGTTTATCTGGTTAACATTCACCAGTTTAG GAAATATGTACAAGAAGCAGAAAGTCTTTTCCCAGAAAAGACTAGAAAAGCACTGCTGTGTACATTAGCAAACATCAAAAGAGTTTGTCAGCAATATTTTCACACAGAACTTAAG CCACTGTTCAATAAGTTTTGGACTAATGCCTGGTATGATGGGCATAATAAGGTTTTGGATGGCCTGGTGAAAGCACTTGAAAATCAAATGCATCATTTAAAACAGCTGGAGTCTGTCTGCCGAGAG AAACTGCTGGGCGAGCTGCATTTAGCAGTAATGGTTGAATATGTGAGGCGAATGATGAAGAGAAAACTGAAACTGAAACGGAAGAAACAGCAGGAGAAAGCCGCTGAGTTTATGTGCCAAGACAGCCGTATTATCTGCTCTACATTTGCCAAAGAG GGGTCCAATGAGAATTGGCTTTCTGAAATACTGCCAAGATTATCCGAGATCCTGAGACTTCAAGACCCTGGGAGCCTAAAACTTGAGATAGTTACACTAACCAGAAATTATCCTGACCTGAG TGAGCAACATGTTGTTGCTGTCTTAAACCTGAAAAGAAATCTTTCAAGCACGGATCTGCGTGGGATCAAAGATTGTTTGCGTGATAACAGGGACACGCAGGACAATCAGTCCTCCCCTTCTTTCTTTTCCAAAGTTATTGTGAAAAGAAAAGATAATAAGTTTGCTGTTTTATTTCtatgtaaaaaaatgtga